The following are encoded together in the Neofelis nebulosa isolate mNeoNeb1 chromosome 9, mNeoNeb1.pri, whole genome shotgun sequence genome:
- the PRND gene encoding prion-like protein doppel produces the protein MRKHLGGCWLAIVCVLLFSQLSAVKARGIKHRIKWNRKTLPSISQVTEAHTAEIRPGAFIRQGRKLDIDLGAEGNRYYEANYWQFPDGIHYNGCSEANVTKEKFVTSCINATQVANQEELSREKQDDRLYQRVLWRLIRELCSVKHCDFWLERGAGLRVTLDQPVMLCPLVFIWFIVT, from the coding sequence ATGAGGAAGCATCTGGGCGGATGCTGGTTGGCCATTGTCTGCGTTCTGCTGTTCAGCCAGCTCTCGGCAGTCAAGGCAAGAGGCATAAAGCACAGAATCAAGTGGAACCGGAAGACTTTGCCCAGCATCTCCCAGGTCACGGAGGCGCACACGGCTGAGATCCGCCCTGGGGCCTTCATCAGGCAGGGCCGGAAGCTTGATATCGACCTTGGCGCTGAAGGCAACAGGTACTACGAGGCCAACTACTGGCAGTTCCCCGATGGGATCCACTACAATGGCTGCTCCGAGGCCAACGTGACCAAGGAGAAGTTTGTCACCAGCTGCATCAACGCCACCCAGGTGGCCAACCAGGAGGAGCTGTCCCGCGAGAAACAAGACGACAGGCTTTACCAGCGGGTCCTGTGGCGGCTGATCAGGGAGCTCTGCTCTGTCAAGCACTGTGATTTTTGGTTGGAAAGGGGAGCGGGACTTCGGGTCACCCTAGACCAGCCTGTGATGCTCTGCCCGCTGGTTTTCATTTGGTTTATTGTGACATAA